The Lujinxingia vulgaris genome window below encodes:
- a CDS encoding permease: MVFWLASPVMDPSMFLLILGVLGLSFAVGKIFAAMGIGLLGGYVIHLLQRSGVFADPLRPDVGDGGCAGNQIRQPNQVVWKFWPHPERRSRFLKESYKNGLFLGKWLLLAFLLESLMLAYIPADMVVDLVGTDSWLSQASATLIGVPAYLNGYAALPLVGGLVQQGMAPGAAMAFLVAGGITSIPAAIAVFALARLPVFLAYVALALSG; the protein is encoded by the coding sequence ATGGTTTTTTGGCTCGCATCCCCCGTCATGGATCCCTCGATGTTCCTGTTGATTCTTGGGGTGTTGGGTTTGTCTTTCGCAGTGGGTAAGATATTTGCGGCCATGGGCATTGGCCTGCTGGGCGGATACGTTATTCACCTGCTCCAACGCTCGGGCGTCTTCGCGGATCCCTTGCGTCCCGACGTCGGGGACGGGGGCTGCGCGGGCAATCAGATACGCCAACCGAACCAGGTGGTCTGGAAGTTCTGGCCGCATCCCGAGCGCAGGAGCAGATTTCTGAAAGAGAGCTACAAGAACGGACTGTTCCTCGGCAAGTGGCTGTTGCTGGCCTTCCTTCTGGAAAGCCTGATGCTTGCCTACATTCCCGCAGATATGGTGGTGGACCTTGTGGGCACGGACTCCTGGCTCTCGCAGGCCAGCGCCACGCTGATCGGCGTGCCGGCCTATCTCAATGGTTATGCGGCATTGCCGCTGGTGGGTGGCCTGGTGCAGCAGGGCATGGCCCCCGGCGCGGCCATGGCTTTTCTGGTGGCCGGCGGCATCACCAGCATCCCTGCGGCCATCGCGGTCTTTGCCCTGGCCCGCCTGCCGGTTTTCCTGGCCTACGTAGCCCTTGCGCTTTCGGGC